In a single window of the Cucumis melo cultivar AY chromosome 11, USDA_Cmelo_AY_1.0, whole genome shotgun sequence genome:
- the LOC127143863 gene encoding disease resistance protein SUMM2-like — protein MAEFIINVASGIVTQIAKYVIKPVGYIVFYNRNKNELKELLENLETTRKDVDLRVEDAKSKAYTIFTEVSEWLVAADGEKKKHDELFNSNPPCFNFLQRHQVSRKARKRETDICRLKDCGNKFLEVGCPAPLPDTKNTIVPKGYQILGSKTSMAKQIKDELAKPEVKKVGIYGMGGVGKTYLIKEVNKLVLEEKLFDLVIDVTVGQSNDVTNMQQIGDFLNKELPKSKEGRAAFLRNALVEMKGNILITFDDLCNEFDIIKDVGIPLSKEGCKTLMTSRFQNVLANKMNIKECFEVTCLDKEESWKFFKKIIGDEFDTTMENIAKEVLTMWRITTCT, from the coding sequence ATGGCCGAATTTATAATAAATGTTGCATCAGGAATTGTAACACAAATAGCAAAGTATGTGATTAAACCAGTTGGTTACATTGTTTTCTACAACAGAAACAAGAATGAGCTTAAAGAGCTACTTGAAAATCTTGAGACTACTAGAAAGGATGTGGATCTAAGGGTTGAAGATGCAAAAAGCAAGGCATATACCATCTTTACCGAAGTTTCAGAGTGGTTGGTCGCTGCGGATggcgaaaaaaagaaacatgatGAGCTATTCAATTCCAACCCACCTTGCTTTAACTTTCTCCAACGACACCAAGTAAGTAGAAAAGCAAGGAAGAGGGAGACGGATATCTGCCGACTCAAAGACTGTGGAAACAAATTTCTGGAAGTTGGTTGTCCTGCACCTTTACCGGATACTAAGAATACTATTGTTCCTAAAGGTTATCAAATTTTAGGATCAAAAACCTCAATGGCCAAACAAATTAAGGATGAACTTGCAAAACCTGAGGTAAAAAAGGTTGGAATCTATGGTATGGGAGGTGTTGGAAAAACCTATTTGATCAAGGAAGTTAACAAATTGGTATTGGAAGAAAAATTGTTTGATCTAGTGATTGATGTGACTGTAGGTCAATCTAATGATGTAACGAATATGCAACAAATTGGGGACTTCCTCAATAAAGAATTGCCAAAGAGTAAGGAGGGAAGAGCAGCCTTTCTACGAAATGCATTGGTGGAAATGAAAGGTAATATCCTTATCACATTCGATGATCTGTGCAATGAATTTGATATTATAAAGGATGTTGGAATTCCATTAAGTAAAGAAGGATGTAAGACACTAATGACAAGTCGTTTTCAAAATGTTCTAGCCAATAAAATGAATATAAAAGAGTGTTTTGAGGTGACTTGCCTAGACAAGGAAGAGTCTTGGAAGTTTTTTAAGAAAATCATTGGTGATGAGTTCGATACAACAATGGAAAACATTGCAAAGGAGGTCCTAACAATGTGGAGGATTACCACTTGCACTTGA
- the LOC103498458 gene encoding glycosyl hydrolase 5 family protein-like: MYVMGMGLLKVNTWKEARSEAHYLVEDLTSSSLLQRLENRDVVKMHDIVRDVAIYIGQNFNMSTLYYGYSTSCKGIDEDKCGSYRGIFVDSSFTKYMNEIEELETNELIFPVDEASKLKEVALFQSLGNIENEFLPMEMSEVLYSIEKLKITGCLQLVQVFGNDSYIQRCASLKNMNQMTATRFSKLVDLQAYSLPLSTNGRWIIDATTGRRVKLMCVNWAGHMQGMLVEGLHRRPLDDIAALVAKLRFNCVRLTYSIHMFTRHANVTVKQSFENFDMKDALVGIAQNNPSILNLTLVEAYGAVVDSLAAHGIMVVSDNHISQPRWCCDNDDGNGFFGDRYFDPQEWFQGISLAAQSLKSKAQVVAMSLRNEPRGPNQNVEKWFQYMSQGAKLIHQINPNALVVVSGLSYDTDLSFLRNRSMGFNLDNKLVFEAHLYSFTNNMRDFWMSKPLNTFCASINQGFEDRAGFLVRGQNPIPLFVSEFGIDQTGTNEGQNRFLSCFFSYLTENDFDWGLWALQGSYYYKVGVKNAEENFGVLDSNFTKAKNSKLFLQRFQLMQTKLQESQRLLFYTDPSSNFTTSFIMYHPLSGGCMRMNKKYQLGISSCKTSNRWSHEQDGAPIKLAGSILCLKAIGVGLPPILSQDCSSQQSIWKYGSNAKLQLATVDEQGQALCLQRASHSHQIVTNKCLCSNDSQCQEDPQSQWFTLVPSNLRLIA; encoded by the exons ATGTATGTGATGGGTATGGGATTGCTGAAGGTAAATACTTGGAAGGAAGCAAGAAGTGAAGCACATTACTTGGTTGAGGATCTTACATCATCTTCTTTACTTCAACGACTTGAGAATAGAGATGTCGTTAAAATGCATGATATAGTTCGTGATGTTGCAATATACATTGGACAAAACTTTAACATGTCTACACTTTACTATGGATATAGTACAAGTTGCAAAGGGATAGATGAGGATAAATGTGGATCTTATCGGGGAATCTTTGTAGACT CTTCCTTCACTAAATATATGAACGAAATTGAAGAGCTAGAAACGAATGAGCTAATTTTTCCGGTGGATGAAGCATCAAAGTTAAAAGAG GTTGCATTGTTCCAAAGCTTAGGAAACATTGAGAATGAGTT CTTGCCGATGGAAATGAGTGAAGTATTATACAgcattgaaaaattgaaaattacaGGATGCCTCCAGCTGGTACAAGTATTTGGAAATGACTCTTATATCCAAAGATGTGCAAGTTTGAAGAACATGAATCAAATGACTGCAACCAGATTCTCCAAGTTGGTTGATCTTCAA GCATATTCGTTGCCTCTTTCGACCAATGGAAGATGGATCATCGATGCCACAACAGGTCGACGTGTGAAGTTAATGTGCGTAAATTGGGCAGGGCACATGCAGGGTATGTTGGTAGAGGGTCTTCATCGCAGGCCACTTGATGATATTGCTGCTTTGGTAGCGAAGTTACGATTCAATTGTGTGCGTTTGACGTATTCAATTCATATGTTCACACGACATGCCAATGTGACAGTTAAACAATCTTTTGAGAATTTTGATATGAAGGATGCCCTAGTAGGAATAGCTCAAAACAATCCTTCTATATTGAACTTAACACTCGTTGAGGCGTATGGAGCAGTGGTTGATTCCCTTGCTGCCCATGGAATCATGGTAGTTTCGGATAATCATATAAGTCAGCCAAGATGGTGTTGTGATAATGATGATGGCAATGGCTTCTTTGGAGATCGATATTTCGATCCTCAAGAATGGTTTCAAGGAATCAGTTTGGCTGCTCAAAGCTTAAAAAGCAAAGCCCAA GTTGTAGCAatgagtttgagaaacgaaccACGAGGACCAAACCAAAACGTGGAGAAGTGGTTTCAGTATATGAGTCAGGGAGCTAAACTCATTCACCAAATTAACCCAAATGCTTTAGTAGTAGTTTCGGGATTGAGCTACGACACCGATCTTAGCTTCTTGAGAAATAGGTCAATGGGATTCAACTTGGACAATAAACTCGTATTTGAGGCTCACTTATACTCCTTCACAAACAACATGCGTGACTTTTGGATGTCGAAGCCATTAAACACATTTTGTGCTAGTATCAACCAAGGATTTGAAGATCGAGCAGGGTTTCTTGTGAGAGGACAAAACCCAATACCACTATTTGTTAGTGAGTTTGGGATTGACCAGACAGGCACAAACGAGGGTCAAAATCGATTTTTGAGCTGCTTTTTTTCTTATCTTACTGAGAATGATTTTGATTGGGGCTTATGGGCATTGCAAGGTAGCTACTATTATAAAGTTGGTGTGAAAAATGCAGAAGAAAATTTTGGTGTCTTAGATTCCAATTTTACAAAAgcaaaaaactcaaaattattCCTTCAGAGGTTTCAACTAATGCAAACAAAACTTCAAG AATCTCAAAGGTTGCTCTTTTATACAGATCCAAGTTCAAATTTCACAACATCATTCATAATGTACCATCCTCTTAGCGGCGGGTGTATGCGGATGAACAAAAAATATCAATTAGGAATTAGTAGCTGTAAGACTTCTAACCGTTGGAGTCATGAACAAGACGGTGCTCCTATTAAGTTGGCAGGATCTATATTGTGTTTGAAAGCCATAGGAGTTGGGCTCCCTCCAATTCTTTCTCAAGACTGCTCAAGCCAACAAAGTATATGGAAATATGGTTCAAATGCCAAATTGCAACTGGCCACTGTTGATGAACAAGGACAAGCCTTATGCTTGCAAAGAGCTTCTCATTCCCATCAAATTGTGACCAATAAGTGTTTGTGTTCTAATGATTCTCAATGCCAAGAAGATCCACAAAGCCAATGGTTTACACTTGTCCCATCAAATCTACGTCTCATAGCTTAA
- the LOC127143854 gene encoding uncharacterized protein LOC127143854: MDKGWMKLRNKLSLEYRHGVTQFLEFAKFHVDAYGRLRCPCKRCLNLNWSSLEGVERHLLTIGISPYYTEWVYHGESLSYRGTENFEEGTSSNPFNEGTSSTQFNEEGDIFGMLNDLQAPIEHEEEIEEFRLEDEMAMNVGVNIDEDTTNNIFQDLLNQACNELYPGCSEFSSLNFLVKLMHVKVLNGWSNKSFDMLLELLRAAFPMCNSTIPSSFYEAKRKLRDLGLGYETIHACKYDCVLYWKEFADLQHCPTCGEARYKVNDNRGKKIPHKVLRHFPLVPRLQRLFVSQEGSADMRWHRDKRVETDDVLRHPADAEGWKHFDSEFPDFASDPRNVRLGLASDGFNPFGQMSTSYSMWPVVLLPYNLPPWKCMKETNFFMSLLIPGPKSPGREIDVYLQPLIEELKDLWTFGVRTYDSLTGQFFQLYAALLWTINDFPAYGDLSGWSTKGYQACPICMSDRSSFGIRGRISFMGHRRYLPQNHVWRRSRLHDGKVERKAPPVVMNGYEILEQLDQLEFPVMSKHPSIQDKKRKRALNWTKKSIFFNLPYWSRLLLRHKLDVMHIEKNVCDNLIGTLLNIEGKTKDTTNARLDLQDLKIRKDLHLVEVGNRLVKPHASYTLTTCERVEFCKFLKSVKFPDGFVSNISRCVHEREGKISGLKTHDCHVLLHRLLPIGIRAFLPKNVYTAITELCNFFRDLCARTIRVSDLDRLQADIIIILCKLERIFPPAFFSVMVHLAVHLPYETKITGPVSYSWMYPIERSLRTLKQYVRNKARPEGSIAEGYIMNESSTFCSRYLRGIETRFTRDERNDDTIVENEVIGDFEIFKQKVRPLGASSVRAISEEEKRLFHWYILNNADEITEYRKKHLRLQRRHAQTSMDLYKIHERAFPEWFRAQVLELRQSANLSDDFFSLAMGPSFDVRCYNGCIVGGVRFHTIELDSRRTTQNSGIMVIGESDASGTGDNNFYGVLDEVLHVQYPLGRNVWLFKCRWYDTDVNKSQRTTHIERHTRT; this comes from the exons atggataagggttggatgaaacttagaaataagttatcccttgagtatagacatggagtgacccaatttttagaatttgccaaatttcacgttgatgcttacggacgattgaggtgtccatgcaagagatgtttgaatttaaattggagctcattagagggtgtggaaagACATCTGCTGACTAtaggaatatccccctactacacagaatgggtgtatcatggagagtcattaagctatagaggtacagaaaactttgaggaaggaactagtagtaatccttttaatgaaggaactagtagtacacaatttaatgaagaaggtgatatctttggtatgctaaatgatttacaagcccctatagaacatgaagaggaaatagaggaatttcgtttggaagatgaaatggcgatgaatgttggggtaaatatagatgaagatacaacaaataatatatttcaggacttattgaatcaagcatgtaatgagttgtaccccggttgttctgaattttcgtcgttgaattttttggttaagttgatgcatgtgaaagttctaaatggttggagtaacaagtcgttcgacatgttgttagaacttttaagagcagcgtttccaatgtgtaatagtactattcctagttcattttatgaagcaaaacgaaaacttcgtgacttgggcttgggatacgagactattcacgcgtgcaagtatgattgtgtattgtattggaaagagtttgctgatttgcaacattgtcctacatgtggcgaggctaggtacaaggttaatgataatagagggaaaaaaattccgcataaggtattgcgccactttcctttagtacctagattacagcgcttgtttgtatcgcaggaagggtctgctgacatgagatggcatagggacaaacgtgttgaaacagatgatgtcttgagacatccagctgatgcagaggggtggaagcactttgattctgaatttcctgattttgcttctgatccacgaaacgtgcgtttgggcttggcttcagatgggtttaacccatttggtcaaatgagtacctcgtacagtatgtggcctgttgtgttacttccttacaatttgccaccatggaaatgcatgaaagagacaaatttctttatgtcattgctcatacccggtcctaaatctcctggtagggaaattgatgtgtatctccaaccattgattgaggaattgaaagacttatggacttttggggtgcgtacgtatgactctcttacaggtcagttctttcagctatacgcagccttgttgtggacgattaatgacttcccggcgtatggtgacctatcagggtggagtacgaaggggtatcaggcatgtcctatatgcatgagtgatagatcgtccttcgggatacgaggtagaatatctttcatgggacatagacgctatcttccacagaatcacgtgtggcgtagaagtaggctacacgatggaaaggtagagcgtaaggctcctcctgtggtgatgaatgggtatgaaatattagaacaactagatcagttggaatttccagttatgagtaaacatccttcaatacaggataagaaaagaaagagagctcttaattggacgaagaaaagtatttttttcaatcttcctTATTGGTCGAGACTtttgttacgtcacaaacttgatgtaatgcacattgagaagaatgtttgtgacaatttgattggtacgttattgaacatcgaagggaaaacgaaggataccacgaatgctaGGTTGGACTtacaagatctgaagataagaaaggatttacatcttgtagaagtgggtaaccgattggtgaagccacatgcgagctacacgttgactacctgtgaacgagtagagttttgtaagtttctgaaatcagttaagtttcccgatggatttgtttccaatatatcgagatgtgtgcatgaaagagagGGGAAAATATCAGGACTAAAAACGCATGATTgccatgttttattacatcgactgctaccaattggtattcgagcattcttaccgAAGAACGTATACACTGCTATAAccgaattatgtaattttttccgTGACTTGTGCGCCcgaacgataagagtaagtgatctagacagattgcaagcagatatcataatcatactttgtaagttggaaagaatatttccacctgccttttttagcgttatggtgcaccttgccgttcacttaccatatgaaacgaaGATTACTGGTCCGGTttcttatagttggatgtatccgaTCGAAAGGAGTCTACGAACGTTAAAGCagtatgttagaaacaaagcacgtcctgAGGGGTCAATTGCAGAAGGCTATATCATGAATGAATCTAGTACCTTTTGTTCACGTTACCTACGTGGTATAGAGActcgattcacaagagatgagcgaaatgatgataccattgtagagaacgaggtaattggtgattttgaaattttcaagcagaaagtacgacccttaggtgcatcaagtgttcgtgctatatcagaggaagagaaacgactcttccattggtacatactGAATAATGCTGACGAAATAAcagagtatcgcaa gaaacatttgaggctcCAACGTCGACATGCTCAAACTTCTATGGATTTGTATAAAATACATGAACGAGCATTCCCTGAATGGTTTCGAGCACAGGTGTTAGAACTGCGTCAGTCTGCAAACCTATctgatgatttcttctcactagcGATGGGACCATCCTTTGACGttcgttgttacaatggatgcatcgtTGGTGGTGTAAGATTTCACACTATTGAACTTGATTCTCGACGTACTACTCAAAATAGTGGAATaatggtcattggtgaaagcgatgcaagtggaactggagacaataatttctacggtgttctggacgaagtgttgcacgtacaatatccgttgggaagaaatgtatggctatttaagtgtcggtggtatgacacggacgtaaacaaaagtcaaagaacgaCACACATTGAACGACACACACGGACGTaa
- the LOC127151683 gene encoding uncharacterized protein LOC127151683, with translation MNRFVEHQMLTTFKEFRADCHKHFKKYSDPEEARANPPNALVGRDEDWHFLCDHYISRAFQEQSRTNKAARQKQPYNHSSGSKSFLQRQYELAERRGQPVDRVELFRETHVRAGTFVSQAAEDAHNQMLELQSQPTPEGSQPLSEDEICDQVLGRRPGYSKGLGWGPKPKARRTASASSSSTSCSQSTQKEIELQAKLHEALERIEVQDRNHQALASQVEAMKKMIEDLTRAQQGPPHDP, from the exons atgaacaggtttgttgagcatcagatgctcacgacctttaaagagttccgggccgactgtcataaacatttcaaaaagtacagcgacccggaggaggctcgtgccaacccaccaaacgcattggttggacgtgatgaggattggcacttcctctgcgaccattatatcagccgtgcattccag gagcaatcacggacaaacaaggctgctcgacagaagcagccttacaatcatagtagcgggtcgaagtcgtttctacaacgacagtatgagctcgctgaaagaagagggcagccggtcgatcgtgtggaattgttccgggaaacacacgttcgagctgggacattcgtgtcgcaggccgccgaggatgcgcat aatcaaatgctggaactccaatcccagcctaccccagagggtagtcagccactctctgaggatgagatatgcgatcaggtgttgggtcgacgaccaggctactcaaaaggccttggttggggacccaagccgaaggcccgcagaacggcaagtgcaagcagttcgtcgacatcttgttcgcagtccacacaaaaagagattgaattacaagctaaacttcatgaagctttggaacggattgaagtacaagatagaaatcaccaagcattagcttcacaagtggaagctatgaaaaagatgattgaagacctaactcgtgcacaacagggaccaccacatgatccctag